Genomic window (Cryptococcus neoformans var. grubii H99 chromosome 9, complete sequence):
ACATGGGGTTTGACCCTGCCCGCATTGACTGGGCCCTTCGTGCTACCAATAAAGCGGGTCTCCAAGTACGTCCGAGTTCGCTATTCGATCTGTCGCCTTGTATTCCTGCGACCCCACACTGACTGATCTGGTGGGCTTCTGTAGCCAGCTATGGACCACCTCCTTGCCAACTCGGATAAACCAATCCCAGAAGCTATGGGCGAACAAGTcgacgaggacgacgaggaagcTGTCGAGGCACATATCAAGAAGCTTGGTGGGGCAGTCGATGACTCGGATGCTGTTGCCAAGTCTATTAAGTGTAGCGAATGCGGAAAGATCTTCCGCTCCCAAGCTACTGCAAGCTTTCATGCCGAAAAGTCGGGTCATGACCAGTTCGAAGAGTCTACCGAGGAGGTAAGCCTTTCGTTCCGTTCGTTCCAGCACTGCTAACGTAGGTGCATGAAACTAGATCAAACCCCTtaccgaggaggagaagaaggcaaagctCCAAGAGCTTCGTGAGAAGCTTGCAATCAAGAGGGCTACACAATccaaggaggatgagaaggcGAACCGTGCCAACGAGGTATGACTCATCGTCTACAATTTCGCTTATAACAAAACAAAGAATTCTAATCATAGTGGTTTAGGCGATTCGACGTAAGGCAGGGCAGGACACTGGTAAAGTCCGAGAAGACTTGAAGCTTAAGGAAGCGCTAAAGGACGCCGAGCAGAAGAAACGAGGTTTGTCacgtctctcttccctaTTCCTGACTTGCCCGCTTACTGTCATTCTTCCATCCAACCCACTTTCTGGGTATCGGCAGAAAAACTCGAAGACCAAAAAGCCAGAGCAGCCATCAAAGCCCAAATAGAAGCCGATAAACGTGAACGTGCCGAGAAAGCGGCTCGCGAGAAAGCTCTTCGGGAAGGAAAGGCCATCCCAACGTCATCCTCCCCTGTCCCTACTATTGTTCCCAAGGCGAATACCGGAATGAAGAGTAGCGAGAACCCGGAGACAAGGTTGCAAGTTAGGCTGGCGACGGGTG
Coding sequences:
- a CDS encoding DNA-binding protein encodes the protein MSDKQQLLDMGFDPARIDWALRATNKAGLQPAMDHLLANSDKPIPEAMGEQVDEDDEEAVEAHIKKLGGAVDDSDAVAKSIKCSECGKIFRSQATASFHAEKSGHDQFEESTEEIKPLTEEEKKAKLQELREKLAIKRATQSKEDEKANRANEAIRRKAGQDTGKVREDLKLKEALKDAEQKKREKLEDQKARAAIKAQIEADKRERAEKAAREKALREGKAIPTSSSPVPTIVPKANTGMKSSENPETRLQVRLATGGTPMTKTFPSDNTLIDVAEWVASEKLEYNVDTIGFSMTFPRKTFSREDMKKSLKENGLTPSAVLIAN